The Betta splendens chromosome 4, fBetSpl5.4, whole genome shotgun sequence genome contains a region encoding:
- the mef2b gene encoding myocyte-specific enhancer factor 2B, with protein sequence MSTARTRAACSWKIKMTDNTDMMADRIPRKARTIRDRWLYACDIPLPQFARVEKKEVSCLRWVCSGANSPALLKFPKVRRHGRARERVRVRVSSRDGRLPPQHGCAQRRAAVERPAARSEHVMGSKPPDPGTHTRARLAQSTRRLGGGGARPMAPRRRRRVLSERERRAAAASCWRAASASSGGCQRINTGAEQQPGRSSKPLWFHPVSTLPAFVVSIKWALSSNRKPETMGRKKIQISRILDQRNRQVTFTKRKFGLMKKAYELSVLCDCEIALIIFNSTNRLFQYASTDMDKVLLKYTEYSEPHESRTNTDILETLRRKGLGLDGSELDSEEGAQVAADKYPLSEGMDLSVARQRFYAPSLLPPEAQFLVSAENGFPSPAGSGAGSGAAAHRSPAFKSLSSRTGAASPAGPHAHTAFMSPHSGIGYSVFSHGNLNRSLDVKSPPHLNLGGDGLRGEAGGPSRSNHSSRGLLYQGLHSGSSVVAMSKAGLLGHSLGGYSLSSPGASDYSQPGFYHSVSLQRGAVNPWQPAQPPQQPHGPHGSPGMTSGGCCYPAQTCSSASPHLLSLSIKSERSSPEHMSSPTSPPLHHLRQHSPSSNSDSAHHTPPETHSANERKEFPKAGYAQEEEEAGQMEMGWQR encoded by the exons ATGAGCACGGCCCGCACGCGCGCCG cctgcagctggaaaaTCAAAATGACCGACAACACCGACATGATGGCGGACAGGATCCCCAGGAAAGCCAGGACAATTAGAGACCGCTGGCTGTACGCGTGCGACATCCCGCTCCCACAGTTTGCCCgagtagaaaaaaaagaagtttcCTGTCTGCGGTGGGTTTGTTCTGGCGCAAATTCTCCAGCGCTCCTAAAGTTCCCAAAAGTGCGCAGACATGGGCGTGCGCGTGAACGCGTCCGTGTCCGTGTGTCCTCCCGGGATGGACGGCTTCCTCCCCAGCATGGATGTGCGCAGCGGCGTGCTGCGGTAGAGCGCCCCGCTGCCCGGTCTGAGCATGTGATGGGCTCTAAGCCCCCAGAT CCCGggacgcacacgcgcgcgcgacTCGCGCAGTCCACTCGCCGActgggaggcggaggagcgCGTCCAATGGCGCcgcggaggaggcggcgtgtgctgagcgagagagagaggcgggccGCGGCGGCCAGCTGCTGGAGAGCAGCGTCCGCTTCATCAGGGGGATGTCAGCGCATAAACACGGGAGCCGAACAGCAGCCAGGACGCTCGTCGAAACCTCTATGGTTTCACCCAGTTTCAACGCTTCCTGCCTTTGTGGTCTCGATCAAGTGGGCGCTCAGCAGTAACAG aAAACCAGAAACAATGGGGAGGAAGAAAATACAAATTAGTCGTATTCTGGATCAGCGGAATCGACAG GTGACCTTCACCAAGCGCAAGTTCGGCCTGATGAAGAAGGCGTACGAGCTGAGCGTGCTGTGCGACTGCGAGATCGCCCTCATCATCTTCAACAGCACCAACCGTCTGTTCCAGTACGCCAGCACCGACATGGACAAAGTGCTGCTCAAATACACCGAGTACAGCGAGCCGCACGAGAGCCGCACCAACACCGACATCCTGGAG ACCCTGCGCAGAAAAGGCCTCGGCCTCGACGGCTCGGAGCTCGACAGCGAGGAGGGCGCGCAGGTGGCGGCCGACAAGTACCCTCTGAGCGAGGGCATGGACCTGTCTGTGGCTCGCCAGCGCTTCTAT GCCCCGTCGCTGCTTCCGCCCGAGGCCCAGTTCCTGGTGTCGGCCGAGAACGGCTTCCCCAGCCCGGCCGGGTCCGGCGCCGggtccggcgccgccgcgcacAGGTCGCCGGCCTTCAAGTCGCTGAGCTCCAGAACCGGCGCCGCCAGCCCCGCCGggccgcacgcacacaccgcCTTCATGTCCCCACACTCAG GCATCGGCTACTCTGTGTTCTCCCACGGCAACCTGAACCGGAGCCTGGACGTGAAGAGCCCCCCCCACCTGAACCTGGGCGGCGACGGCCTGCGGGGAGAGGCCGGGGGTCCGTCGCGATCCAACCACAGCTCT AGGGGTCTCTTGTACCAGGGCCTGCACAGCGGCAGCTCGGTGGTGGCCATGAGCAAGGCAGGGCTGCTGGGCCACAGTCTGGGGGGTTACAGCCTTTCGTCACCAGGAGCTTCAG ACTACAGCCAGCCAGGTTTTTATCACTCTGTGAGTCTACAGAGAGGAGCAGTGAATCCGTGGCAACCAGCGCAGCCGCCTCAGCAGCCCCACGGGCCTCACGGAAGCCCAGG GATGACCAGTGGGGGGTGCTGCTACCCCGCtcagacctgctcctcagcgtCTCCACACCTGCTCTCCCTCAGCATCAAATCGGAGCGCAGCTCTCCTGAACACATGTCCTCACCCACCTCTCCTCCCCTGCACCACCTTAGGCAGCACTCCCCCAGTAGCAACTCGGATTCGGCCCACCACACCCCTCCCGAAACCCACTCGGCCAACGAGAGGAAGGAGTTCCCCAAAGCTGGCTAcgcccaggaggaggaggaagcggggcAGATGGAGATGGGGTGGCAGAGATAA
- the rfxank gene encoding DNA-binding protein RFXANK isoform X1 has product MESGDDDEVFADGQTVHALLASVCASESRDERSCVSPENMDVDEDGLFKHSTTLTNKQRGNEVTVRPATLDSLSIHQLAAQGEVSQVAAHLSKDSSLLSKQDERGFTPLMWAAAFGEKAVVDFLLEKGADPKTIARERESALTLASSGGYVDIVESLLRHGVDINTYDWNGGTPLLYAVRGNHLKCVEALLAKGADMTIESDSGYSPMALAVALGHKKIQKLLEDHILKLYKPTPPS; this is encoded by the exons ATGGAGTccggagatgatgatgaggtttTTGCTGATGGTCAAACTGTTCACGCACTTCTCGCTAGTGTCTGTGCCTCCGAGTCCAGAGATGAGCGGTCCTGTG TGTCTCCAGAGAACATGGATGTAGACGAGGATGGCTTGTTTAAACACTCTACCACTCTGACCAACAAGCAGCGTGGGAATGAGGTTACAGTGCGTCCAGCCACATTAGACT CTCTGTCCATTCACCAACTGGCAGCTCAAGGCGAGGTTTCCCAAGTGGCTGCACATCTCAGTAAAG ACAGTTCACTGCTCAGCAAACAGGATGAACGGGGCTTCACTCCGCTCATGTGGGCAGCAGCGTTTGGAGAGAAAGCAGTGGTGGATTTTCTCTTGGAAAAG GGTGCAGACCCTAAAACAATTGCGAGGGAGCGGGAGAGCGCCCTGACCCTGGCCAGCTCTGGAGGTTATGTGGACATTGTTGAGTCTCTTCTCAGACATGGGGTAGACATTAACACCTATGACTGG AATGGTGGAACTCCTCTTCTTTATGCCGTACGAGGGAACCACCTCAAATGTGTTGAGGCACTATTAG CCAAAGGAGCAGACATGACTATTGAGTCAGACTCTGGATACAGTCCAATGGCTTTAGCTGTTGCCCTTGGACACAAAAAGA TTCAAAAACTTTTGGAGGATCATATTCTGAAACTGTACAAGCCAACGCCACCATCATGA
- the tmem161a gene encoding transmembrane protein 161A: MALMGVQLVVSLLAASVMQRMAPHCSFARWLLCNGSLFRFKHPSEGELCALAGKQVPKQNRRDRRQNGENKPLTVPKDIDLHLEKAPVSVIDALVLRFFLEYQWLVDFAVYATGVFLFTECYYSVVDASKEVNIGAIWCVLTVLFSLKTLHTLMSHYFRSEEGGERSVCLAFGFLSLLIAMLVLVVREDYLEFGLESGFASLFDNLEVFARQQGYADWSIPVTKLTVKLGLAAVCAYIGALLAFPGLRLAQTHLDAVQMNSGRPHIQILLHMSFLSPVIVLVLWVKPIARDFLANAPMGKTSVTIVPSAAFDSMRLWIIVVLSVLRLALTRYHLQAYLNLAQKWVEQMKKEAGRIAAIDIQRKVTRVFCYLTVVTLQYLVPILLILFSTLALKALGDFTWGTGAEDTPGVTPALVMPTAAPVSPSSVDDDEEGVEDMEENIQATVAHLTATFTALRSVLTPLFFRGFFAFLTWWVAACQVISSLFGIYFHQYLMQN, encoded by the exons ATG GCGCTGATGGGCGTTCAGCTGGTGGTCAGCTTGCTGGCCGCCAGCGTTATGCAGAGGATGGCTCCCCATTGCTCGTTTGCCCGCTGGCTCCTCTGCAATGGCAG TTTGTTCCGATTCAAACACCCATCAGAAGGAGAGCTGTGCGCCCTGGCCGGAAAGCAAGTGCCCAAACAAAACCGGAGGGACAG GAGACAGAATGGGGAGAACAAGCCTCTCACAGTGCCCAAAGACATCGACCTTCACCTTGAAAAAGCTCCAGTCAGCGTCATTGACGCTCTTG TTCTACGTTTCTTCCTGGAGTACCAGTGGCTGGTAGATTTTGCAGTATATGCAACTGGTGTCTTCTTGTTCACTGAGTGTTACTACAGTGTGGTGGATGCCAGCAAAGAGGTCAACATTGGAGCAATCTGGTGTGTTCTGACTGTTCTCTTCAGTCT AAAGACCCTTCACACTCTGATGAGCCACTACTTCCGCTCTGAAGAGGGAGGTGAGCGCTCCGTGTGCCTCGCCTTTGGCTTTCTGTCTTTGCTCATAGCCATGCTCGTGCTGGTGGTCAGGGAGGACTACCTGGAGTTCGGCCTGGAGTCTGGCTTTGCCAGTCTTTTTGATAATTTGGAAGTTTTTGCCAGACAGCAGGGCTACGCTGACTGGTC AATCCCGGTGACTAAGCTGACGGTGAAGCTTGGTCTGGCAGCCGTCTGTGCATACATTGGGGCCCTGTTGGCCTTCCCTGGGTTGCGACTGGCTCAGACTCATCTTGATGCTGTTCAGATGAATTCTGGCCGCCCACACATCCA GATTCTGCTACACATGAGTTTTTTGTCTCCAGTTATTGTGTTGGTTCTTTGGGTGAAACCGATTGCACGAGACTTTCTGGCCAATGCTCCCATGGGAAAGACATCTGTCACAAT AGTCCCCAGTGCAGCATTTGACAGCATGCGTCTATGGATTATAGTGGTGCTGAGTGTGCTGCGTCTGGCGCTGACTCGCTACCACCTGCAGGCCTACCTCAACCTGGCTCAGAAGTGGGTGGAGCAGATGAAGAAGGAAGCAGGACGAATCGCTGCCATTGACATTCAGAGGAAG GTAACACGTGTGTTCTGCTACCTGACCGTCGTCACACTCCAGTATCTTGTTCCTATTTTGCTCATCCTCTTCTCTACGCTGGCGCTCAAGGCACTAG GGGACTTTACGTGGGGCACAGGTGCGGAGGATACACCTGGGGTGACGCCAGCGTTGGTGATGCCCACAGCAGCACCTGTGTCACCCAGcagtgttgatgatgatgaagagggagtggaggacatggaggaaaaCATTCAAGCTACAGTAGCTCACCTGACGGCGACCTTCACAGCGCTGAGGTCCGTCCTCACTCCACTTTTCTTCCGAGGCTTCTTCGCCTTCCTCACCTGGTGGGTGGCTGCCTGCCAGGTCATCAGCTCCCTGTTCGGCATCTACTTCCATCAGTACCTTATGCAAAACTGA
- the tmem221 gene encoding transmembrane protein 221, giving the protein MSIFMLLIFEVETGIASACVLSSGILILLVVVIHSLVKASKSAKHYPGDHLHTLYQNDHGGSGAPLSRPCELRIGVDKPRMHRSQSHLQHQLAYSQCGNARQREQHQQPQPQQYAPAGGPQDHVSDKDGYSSGGGGGSCPRMHRTLSTESGLLQAQAKPWNGVNNEMRSVLARKSGISAKDSTLV; this is encoded by the coding sequence ATGTCCATCTTTATGCTCCTGATATTTGAGGTGGAGACAGGCATTGCCAGTGCCTGCGTCCTCTCCTCAGGGATCCTCATCTTGCTGGTTGTTGTAATCCACTCCCTGGTAAAAGCTTCCAAAAGTGCAAAGCACTACCCCGGTGACCACCTACACACCCTGTACCAAAACGACCATGGCGGTAGCGGCGCGCCCCTGTCTCGACCCTGCGAGCTCAGAATTGGCGTGGACAAACCGCGAATGCATCGCAGCCAGTCTCACCTGCAACACCAGCTCGCCTACTCTCAATGCGGCAACGCAAGGCAGCGAGAGCAACACCAGCAACCCCAGCCGCAGCAGTACGCCCCTGCCGGAGGTCCACAAGACCACGTCAGCGACAAAGACGGctacagcagcggcggcggcggcggcagctgtCCTCGTATGCACAGGACCCTGTCGACCGAATCCGGCCTGCTGCAGGCCCAGGCTAAACCCTGGAACGGGGTCAACAACGAGATGAGGAGTGTTCTCGCGCGTAAGTCGGGAATATCTGCAAAAGACTCGACTCTTGTCTGA
- the borcs8 gene encoding BLOC-1-related complex subunit 8 isoform X2, whose protein sequence is MEDQEMQLKVRRVSDKFTESMYVLANEPSVALYRLQEHVRRSLPELAQHKTDMQSWEEQSQGAIYTVEYACSAVKSMTNSTVYFKNVDSLLRQAISMKEQINSSQGRRKRTTDASALKDGGEKHASGM, encoded by the exons ATGGAGGACCAGGAGATGCAGCTGAAGGTCAGACGAG TGTCTGACAAATTCACGGAGAGCATGTACGTGCTGGCTAACGAGCCTTCAGTGGCGCTTTACAGGCTGCAGGAGCACGTCAGAAGGTCGCTGCCAGAGCTGGCGCAGCACAAG acagacatgcagagctGGGAGGAGCAGAGCCAAGGGGCCATCTACACAGTGGAATATGCTTGTAG tGCTGTGAAGAGCATGACGAACAGCACCGTGTATTTCAAAAACGTGGACAGCCTCCTTCGGCAAGCCATCAGCATGAAGGAACAGATAAACAGCTCTCAAGGACGCAG gaaaAGGACCACGGACGCCAGCGCGCTAAAGGACGGGGGAGAGAAGCACGCCTCCGGGATGTGA
- the borcs8 gene encoding BLOC-1-related complex subunit 8 isoform X1 — translation MEDQEMQLKVRRVSDKFTESMYVLANEPSVALYRLQEHVRRSLPELAQHKTDMQSWEEQSQGAIYTVEYACSAVKSMTNSTVYFKNVDSLLRQAISMKEQINSSQGRSLHDVTPSPSPLVSAPHAPHDI, via the exons ATGGAGGACCAGGAGATGCAGCTGAAGGTCAGACGAG TGTCTGACAAATTCACGGAGAGCATGTACGTGCTGGCTAACGAGCCTTCAGTGGCGCTTTACAGGCTGCAGGAGCACGTCAGAAGGTCGCTGCCAGAGCTGGCGCAGCACAAG acagacatgcagagctGGGAGGAGCAGAGCCAAGGGGCCATCTACACAGTGGAATATGCTTGTAG tGCTGTGAAGAGCATGACGAACAGCACCGTGTATTTCAAAAACGTGGACAGCCTCCTTCGGCAAGCCATCAGCATGAAGGAACAGATAAACAGCTCTCAAGGACGCAG CTTACACGATGTGACCCCTTCTCCCAGCCCCCTTGTCTCtgctcctcatgctcctcatgACATCTGA
- the nr2c2ap gene encoding nuclear receptor 2C2-associated protein — MASSLVCSETQSRVSSVLNRDAKQYGKKYLFDGNEETCWNSDQGEYQWVYLDFPQPVKVSELKVQFQGGFSAKTCRLEGCPKTGDLKVIGHFYPEDNNSLQSFPIQEAPSVDKVKIIFENSADFFGRIVVYSLDILGEKTS, encoded by the exons ATGGCGTCCTCTCTGGTTTGCAGCGAAACACAGAGCAG GGTGAGTTCAGTGCTAAACAGAGATGCCAAGCAGTATGGAAAGAAGTACCTGTTTGATGGCAATGAGGAGACGTGCTGGAACTCAGACCAG GGTGAATATCAGTGGGTGTATCTGGACTTCCCCCAGCCTGTCAAGGTGTCAGAGTTGAAGGTTCAGTTCCAGGGAGGCTTCTCTGCAAAAACCTGCAGACTAGAAG gtTGCCCCAAAACTGGAGATCTTAAAGTAATTGGACATTTTTACCCTGAAGACAACAACTCTCTTCAG AGCTTTCCCATCCAGGAGGCTCCTTCAGTGgacaaagtaaaaataatatttgaGAATAGTGCAGACTTTTTTGGGAGAATCGTAGTTTATTCCTTGGACATCCTTGGGGAAAAAACCTcatga
- the rfxank gene encoding DNA-binding protein RFXANK isoform X2: MDVDEDGLFKHSTTLTNKQRGNEVTVRPATLDSLSIHQLAAQGEVSQVAAHLSKDSSLLSKQDERGFTPLMWAAAFGEKAVVDFLLEKGADPKTIARERESALTLASSGGYVDIVESLLRHGVDINTYDWNGGTPLLYAVRGNHLKCVEALLAKGADMTIESDSGYSPMALAVALGHKKIQKLLEDHILKLYKPTPPS, translated from the exons ATGGATGTAGACGAGGATGGCTTGTTTAAACACTCTACCACTCTGACCAACAAGCAGCGTGGGAATGAGGTTACAGTGCGTCCAGCCACATTAGACT CTCTGTCCATTCACCAACTGGCAGCTCAAGGCGAGGTTTCCCAAGTGGCTGCACATCTCAGTAAAG ACAGTTCACTGCTCAGCAAACAGGATGAACGGGGCTTCACTCCGCTCATGTGGGCAGCAGCGTTTGGAGAGAAAGCAGTGGTGGATTTTCTCTTGGAAAAG GGTGCAGACCCTAAAACAATTGCGAGGGAGCGGGAGAGCGCCCTGACCCTGGCCAGCTCTGGAGGTTATGTGGACATTGTTGAGTCTCTTCTCAGACATGGGGTAGACATTAACACCTATGACTGG AATGGTGGAACTCCTCTTCTTTATGCCGTACGAGGGAACCACCTCAAATGTGTTGAGGCACTATTAG CCAAAGGAGCAGACATGACTATTGAGTCAGACTCTGGATACAGTCCAATGGCTTTAGCTGTTGCCCTTGGACACAAAAAGA TTCAAAAACTTTTGGAGGATCATATTCTGAAACTGTACAAGCCAACGCCACCATCATGA